A DNA window from Aminipila luticellarii contains the following coding sequences:
- a CDS encoding DNA cytosine methyltransferase, with amino-acid sequence MSIKVLSIFSGGGGIDCGFKKAGYDICFSTDFWQPACDTLEKNKVGRLVRCADIRQVDYAKELASIGLSVGDIDVLAGGPPCPAYSKSRFYRTDKKRALEDENSFTLYEYFRALEEIRPKVFFFENVFGFVYKPHQAAFDLLKERADTLGYDISFKVINTANYGVPQIRERFICIGVRRDIGKPFVFPEETHYNPEKPGGDAALGKKPWVTCGDAIGDLDYDLPEDKDMQAGSKHKDLLKLVPPGDNYLYFTAERGYPEPIFKWRSRYWSFLLKLSPEKPSWTIQASFSNNMGPFHWKNRFLRINEIKRIQTFDDEYEFCGDFKDQWRQIGNAVPPRLVAQIAQAIRDQYFKED; translated from the coding sequence ATGAGTATAAAAGTTCTAAGCATTTTCTCCGGCGGTGGCGGAATAGACTGCGGTTTCAAAAAGGCAGGCTATGATATATGCTTCTCCACCGATTTTTGGCAGCCGGCTTGTGACACATTAGAAAAGAATAAAGTCGGTCGCTTAGTTAGATGTGCAGATATACGCCAAGTTGACTACGCCAAAGAATTGGCATCTATTGGCCTTTCTGTAGGTGATATTGATGTATTGGCTGGTGGGCCACCTTGTCCTGCGTATTCAAAATCACGTTTTTACCGCACCGATAAAAAGCGAGCCCTTGAGGACGAAAATTCCTTTACTTTGTATGAGTATTTCCGTGCTTTAGAGGAAATTAGACCGAAAGTGTTCTTCTTTGAAAATGTGTTTGGCTTTGTTTATAAGCCCCACCAGGCGGCTTTTGATTTACTTAAGGAACGTGCGGATACTCTCGGCTATGATATTAGCTTCAAAGTTATCAATACTGCAAATTATGGTGTTCCGCAGATTAGAGAACGCTTTATTTGCATTGGCGTAAGACGCGATATCGGCAAACCTTTTGTTTTCCCCGAAGAGACACATTACAATCCCGAAAAACCGGGCGGCGATGCTGCTTTGGGAAAGAAACCGTGGGTCACCTGCGGTGATGCCATCGGAGACCTGGATTATGATCTTCCCGAAGATAAGGATATGCAGGCTGGTTCCAAACACAAAGACCTGCTCAAACTGGTACCCCCCGGTGATAATTATCTGTATTTCACAGCGGAACGTGGCTATCCAGAGCCTATTTTCAAGTGGAGATCTCGCTATTGGTCTTTCCTGCTGAAACTTTCCCCCGAAAAACCTTCTTGGACCATACAGGCGAGTTTCTCAAACAATATGGGACCGTTCCACTGGAAGAATCGCTTTCTGCGTATTAATGAAATCAAACGAATTCAGACCTTTGATGATGAGTACGAATTCTGTGGTGATTTTAAGGATCAGTGGCGCCAGATTGGTAACGCTGTTCCCCCAAGGTTGGTCGCACAGATTGCACAGGCTATAAGAGATCAGTATTTTAAGGAGGATTAA
- a CDS encoding restriction endonuclease: MPNTLPFGTQFSPNQIELPQLLQLIIDNEGDDTAPLITAIVDTFFSTNAVEQQRNMAGNCKNSLVSYGILENGGGVRITAFGRQLHEIADETEQCEALVKHILKNLNGMILIDVLRGMHRNGERISKETVVEALNSRGFDLSRTSNNVPVMKLWLNKAGVLRGWRIDEHKLSELTELSEGEFRLLRTLRPEQYYFLRALCNTASENYQRAADIRQLATATYGITFVESNFSQSVIRPLTDRGLIEIQRATGGHGARTPLVKLTELTKRDIVLPLLQQLEGIIDREVIEYLQKPLEELRTDIDATDSYLKGLALEAFAIRIMRIIGLDFIQTRLKGNETAGAEVDVLFDSSRLLYTRWQVQCKNTHRVSLDQVAKEVGLSHVLKTNAIVIMTTGVVSEKAREYATQIMKTMNLCIIMVEGSDIDAIIAEPTKILEIFNRESLNAKHIKVFE, translated from the coding sequence ATGCCAAACACACTGCCTTTTGGCACACAGTTTTCTCCAAACCAAATAGAACTACCGCAATTGCTCCAACTCATTATTGATAATGAAGGAGATGATACAGCACCGCTGATTACGGCTATTGTGGACACTTTTTTCAGTACGAATGCTGTGGAGCAGCAACGGAATATGGCAGGAAATTGCAAAAATTCTTTAGTTTCGTATGGAATTCTTGAAAATGGCGGAGGTGTCCGCATCACTGCATTTGGTCGTCAACTACATGAGATTGCTGATGAAACAGAACAATGTGAGGCTTTGGTAAAACACATACTTAAAAACCTTAATGGTATGATACTCATCGATGTTTTGCGTGGTATGCATCGCAATGGAGAACGGATTTCCAAGGAAACTGTCGTTGAGGCACTAAACTCTCGTGGGTTCGACCTTAGCAGAACCTCTAATAATGTCCCTGTTATGAAATTGTGGTTAAACAAAGCGGGTGTTCTTCGTGGGTGGAGGATCGACGAGCATAAACTGAGTGAATTAACTGAATTGTCCGAAGGAGAATTCAGATTGCTCAGAACGCTACGTCCAGAACAGTATTATTTTCTTCGCGCTCTTTGCAATACTGCCTCAGAAAACTATCAGAGAGCAGCAGATATCCGTCAATTGGCAACTGCAACCTATGGGATAACCTTTGTAGAAAGCAATTTCTCTCAGTCCGTAATTCGTCCCTTGACAGACAGAGGGCTCATTGAAATTCAGCGTGCTACGGGAGGTCATGGTGCTCGCACCCCTCTAGTAAAGCTCACAGAATTGACAAAGAGAGATATTGTATTACCTCTGCTGCAACAGTTGGAGGGTATAATCGACAGAGAGGTTATAGAATATCTTCAGAAACCTTTGGAAGAATTGCGCACGGATATTGATGCAACGGATAGTTATTTGAAAGGTCTGGCCCTTGAGGCTTTTGCTATTAGAATTATGCGAATCATTGGATTGGACTTTATTCAAACTCGCCTTAAGGGTAACGAAACGGCCGGCGCAGAAGTGGATGTTCTCTTTGATTCCAGTCGGTTGCTCTATACCAGATGGCAAGTACAATGTAAAAACACTCACAGAGTTTCACTCGATCAGGTCGCAAAAGAGGTTGGGTTATCTCACGTCCTGAAAACAAACGCCATTGTTATTATGACAACCGGCGTTGTTTCAGAGAAAGCCCGAGAATACGCTACCCAAATTATGAAAACAATGAATCTTTGTATAATTATGGTCGAAGGTTCTGATATTGACGCAATTATTGCGGAACCTACAAAAATACTGGAAATCTTCAACCGTGAATCCTTGAACGCCAAACATATAAAAGTTTTTGAATAA
- a CDS encoding McrB family protein, with the protein MPEYKWALGNGDIVSADYNRTDDSLSNEQVLAELQSAFQQFGHSVHCEPVSDQLPEVYTITFDDATLGRITVCAKGTTPGGRSNLNDEQRTQQKSKYINYAHSRLQAGESAVQLGVYRRDGQTVFCAWKLKQSSAGAETPISKQIKITTIAQAMKEGFVQQDKGSGEYACAFRKEFMYFYIRNAEWLHGSLVTELADHNNPLPDSPVDNETAFRVWFTELEKDNGEHYSENTQNQYISALKAVGLTFADAIGSFSSIFEIDDIGTFERAVSAIKTDAGFEEFNRNRGNGSLSAGLDLYKRFLIERTEQVQNVCYSTGYQSDYPRNRILFGAPGTGKSFTLNHEKDLLLVDGGEYERVTFHPDYSYANFVGTYKPVPCKDSDGKDAITYSYVPGPFMRTYVKALQNSRTDAPKPFLLVIEEINRANVAAVFGDVFQLLDRGDDEVSEYPIQASEDIKKYLAGELGGNPDDYAEIRIPDNMFIWATMNSADQGVFPMDTAFKRRWDFTYLGIDDSEAGIVGKKVILGQGDYRRVVEWNALRKAINNELLTYKVNEDKLMGPYFISKKNLPEGEMIDPAVFTRIFKNKVIMYLFDDAAKQKRITLFGGCDEKAKNQYSKICREFDTKGVYIFCEGISSQFIDNAPEDDGE; encoded by the coding sequence ATGCCAGAATACAAATGGGCACTTGGCAATGGTGATATTGTATCTGCGGATTACAACCGTACAGATGACTCGCTTTCAAACGAGCAAGTGTTGGCAGAATTGCAATCTGCTTTTCAGCAGTTTGGTCACTCTGTTCACTGTGAGCCTGTTAGTGATCAGCTTCCCGAGGTTTACACAATTACTTTTGACGATGCCACTCTGGGGAGAATTACTGTTTGTGCTAAAGGTACGACTCCTGGCGGACGATCCAACTTGAACGATGAGCAAAGAACGCAGCAAAAAAGTAAATATATAAATTATGCCCATTCAAGATTACAGGCGGGAGAGTCTGCCGTTCAGTTAGGAGTATATAGACGTGACGGTCAGACTGTGTTCTGTGCGTGGAAGCTGAAGCAGTCTTCTGCTGGAGCAGAAACCCCTATCTCAAAACAAATTAAGATTACAACAATTGCACAGGCCATGAAAGAGGGGTTCGTGCAGCAGGACAAGGGCTCTGGCGAGTATGCTTGCGCTTTCCGCAAAGAGTTTATGTATTTTTACATTCGTAATGCTGAATGGCTTCACGGCTCGCTTGTAACCGAACTGGCAGATCACAACAACCCCCTGCCAGACAGTCCTGTCGATAATGAGACAGCTTTCAGAGTTTGGTTTACAGAACTGGAAAAGGACAATGGTGAGCATTACTCTGAAAACACTCAGAATCAGTACATCAGTGCCTTAAAGGCTGTGGGACTGACGTTTGCGGATGCCATTGGGTCTTTCTCATCCATCTTTGAAATTGATGACATTGGAACCTTTGAAAGAGCAGTGTCTGCCATTAAAACAGATGCTGGTTTTGAGGAATTTAATCGCAATCGTGGTAACGGTTCATTGTCTGCTGGGCTGGATCTCTATAAGCGATTCTTGATTGAACGGACGGAGCAAGTCCAGAATGTTTGTTACAGTACAGGCTACCAAAGTGATTATCCCCGTAATCGCATTCTCTTCGGCGCTCCTGGCACTGGTAAGAGTTTTACTCTGAACCATGAAAAGGATCTGCTGCTTGTAGATGGCGGTGAATACGAGCGAGTGACCTTCCACCCAGACTATTCCTACGCCAATTTTGTCGGTACATATAAGCCTGTGCCCTGCAAGGATAGCGATGGCAAGGATGCCATCACTTATTCCTATGTACCCGGCCCGTTCATGCGCACTTATGTGAAAGCCCTCCAGAACAGCAGAACTGATGCCCCCAAACCTTTCCTGCTTGTGATTGAGGAAATCAATCGTGCCAATGTTGCTGCCGTGTTCGGTGATGTATTCCAGTTGCTTGACCGTGGTGATGACGAGGTCAGCGAATATCCGATCCAGGCATCCGAGGACATCAAAAAGTATCTGGCAGGAGAACTCGGCGGCAATCCCGACGATTACGCTGAAATCCGCATTCCAGACAATATGTTCATCTGGGCTACCATGAACAGTGCTGACCAGGGTGTATTCCCGATGGATACTGCTTTTAAGCGTAGATGGGATTTCACCTATTTAGGTATCGATGACAGTGAAGCCGGAATCGTTGGCAAAAAGGTCATCCTCGGTCAAGGTGACTATCGCCGCGTTGTGGAATGGAATGCGCTCCGCAAAGCCATCAACAATGAACTGCTCACTTATAAGGTGAACGAGGATAAACTGATGGGTCCGTATTTCATTTCCAAGAAGAATCTGCCGGAGGGCGAAATGATCGACCCCGCTGTCTTCACTCGTATCTTTAAGAACAAGGTTATTATGTACCTGTTCGATGATGCTGCAAAACAGAAGCGCATTACGCTGTTTGGCGGCTGCGATGAAAAGGCAAAGAACCAGTATTCCAAGATTTGCAGAGAGTTTGATACCAAGGGTGTTTACATTTTCTGCGAAGGAATCAGCAGCCAGTTTATTGATAATGCCCCAGAGGATGATGGAGAATGA
- a CDS encoding LlaJI family restriction endonuclease, whose protein sequence is MISVFLREQKRYTQEDLVKEFRCSEEKAVRILKRLKEYGVLKAVKANDTQKDLTDLLDEDIEIADVEVGENEYLYVFTFVGVITIEGRVLKCYPKYLLDATAPKAELKQVLKVLEKYNSKEQIIRMYNDTSDSSAFNMLAVMLFLLQDYFEYGAYTNTQDIIESNGSGDILWDKTINETFTLLSNNRPYYPELLTMKRVNDDFDFFKRLHECILTRCTEELRDADLLDLFDIMGVDISDEHIEDFGDKEYVLERIVKELNVQFNTRKQLLLKTLYAYIANSSALDDLDCFSMFGTNSFNLVWEKVCAEVMDNQLQKPIGGLRLPVPLTEQYRDMRHKKLIDLIDKPQWAGTAPSGESFVKQAEDTLIPDLISIVNVDGDYQFIIFDAKYYNIQLEHSKKLRGQPGIESITKQYLYQLAYQPFVEAHQISTVKNCFLMPTASTEIIEKGTASLAMLHNLGLQDIQVRLLPAETMYRHYIENTKMDVRMLNL, encoded by the coding sequence ATGATTTCAGTATTTTTACGAGAACAAAAACGCTATACCCAGGAAGACCTGGTTAAAGAGTTTCGTTGCTCCGAGGAAAAGGCTGTCCGCATTCTGAAGCGTCTGAAAGAATATGGCGTTCTGAAGGCCGTAAAAGCAAATGACACACAGAAGGATCTCACCGATCTGTTGGATGAGGACATCGAAATCGCTGATGTTGAGGTCGGCGAAAACGAATATCTGTATGTGTTCACTTTTGTGGGCGTTATTACAATTGAGGGTCGTGTGCTGAAATGCTATCCGAAATATCTGCTCGATGCCACGGCCCCCAAAGCAGAACTGAAACAAGTGCTGAAGGTTCTGGAAAAGTACAATTCCAAGGAACAGATCATCCGTATGTACAACGATACGAGTGACAGCAGCGCATTTAATATGTTGGCTGTTATGCTGTTCCTCCTCCAGGATTATTTCGAGTATGGTGCCTATACCAACACACAGGACATTATCGAATCCAATGGGTCCGGTGACATCCTTTGGGATAAGACCATCAACGAAACTTTCACTCTCTTAAGCAACAACCGGCCGTATTACCCGGAATTGTTGACCATGAAGCGTGTGAATGACGATTTCGATTTCTTCAAGCGTCTGCATGAGTGTATCCTCACCCGTTGCACGGAGGAATTGCGAGATGCCGATCTGTTGGATCTGTTCGATATTATGGGTGTCGATATTTCCGATGAGCATATCGAGGACTTTGGTGACAAAGAGTATGTCCTGGAGCGCATTGTCAAAGAACTCAATGTCCAGTTCAATACCCGCAAACAACTTCTGCTGAAAACACTGTATGCCTACATAGCCAACAGTAGCGCACTGGACGATCTGGACTGCTTCAGTATGTTCGGAACGAACAGTTTCAATCTGGTATGGGAAAAGGTCTGTGCGGAAGTAATGGACAACCAATTGCAGAAGCCAATCGGTGGACTGCGACTGCCCGTACCTTTGACCGAGCAATACCGCGATATGCGGCATAAGAAACTCATTGATTTGATTGATAAACCGCAGTGGGCTGGAACTGCGCCGAGCGGCGAGTCGTTTGTAAAGCAGGCCGAGGATACGCTCATCCCAGACCTCATTTCCATCGTTAATGTCGATGGGGACTATCAGTTTATCATTTTTGATGCCAAATACTACAACATCCAATTGGAGCATAGCAAAAAGCTGCGTGGTCAGCCCGGTATCGAGTCCATCACCAAGCAGTATTTGTACCAGTTGGCCTATCAGCCTTTTGTGGAGGCTCACCAGATCAGCACAGTAAAAAACTGTTTCCTTATGCCAACCGCTTCTACGGAAATAATCGAAAAAGGCACTGCATCCCTTGCCATGTTACACAATCTGGGACTGCAGGATATTCAGGTGCGTCTGCTGCCTGCTGAGACAATGTACCGTCACTACATTGAAAACACGAAGATGGATGTACGGATGTTGAATCTATGA
- a CDS encoding transcriptional regulator: MADRSFKEYIGSRFYDQFFNAIKSYVIQNRHNIELSSRTVSSADYAELSDFEIKSVGIDDRDGMGIAFDVLVEAEVYVKEHHRHRDVDEDTCFPWFILSCTADLSRNMDDLCIHRVDQYNQRNKQNKPLSDSLVPISYKIDLDKIATEFLRKHYPEALRTPMPVDPTVLADRLGLSVVTQELTEDFSVFGQIFFQDCDTEVFNSDTGEMEPAHFPAKTIVVDPKAFHLRNLGSVNNTIVHECVHWDQHRKAFELERLYNRDATQIKCLVIGGSKGSSDRTAADWMEWQANSLAPRIQMPIGSFKTKAAELVRKFQRELNAAHIVDVMEAVIDALATFFVVSRHAAKMRMVDAGYEEAIGAFTYIDGHYVKPHAFKKGSLQKDQTYCISADDAQIIAFSDMRLSAQSQKGSYIYVDSHMCLNDPKYVTRDENNTVQMTDYGRLHIDECCLVFKLKVKATNKYGEEFYKECVLFRDVDSGIVFQTTFAKEVSADVMGKADAILAREMEIQRVLQELPAQFGAALIYLMEWVEISEETLAEKALVSTKLVQRLRNNPAYPKNVDCVVAVCIGMNLPPELSNALINRSGFTLRLAQSEAHLMYNFFLNHLYMSSIHECNDMLVAKNLPVMTGTE; encoded by the coding sequence GTGGCTGACCGTTCGTTTAAGGAATATATCGGCAGCAGATTTTATGACCAGTTCTTTAATGCCATAAAATCGTATGTCATACAAAACCGCCATAATATCGAACTGAGTTCCCGCACGGTCAGCAGCGCCGATTACGCAGAACTCTCCGATTTTGAAATTAAATCCGTAGGAATCGATGACCGGGACGGAATGGGTATCGCATTTGACGTTCTCGTTGAGGCAGAGGTCTATGTTAAGGAACATCACCGTCATCGTGACGTAGATGAGGATACCTGTTTCCCGTGGTTCATCCTCTCCTGCACTGCCGATCTGTCCAGAAATATGGATGACCTCTGTATTCATCGGGTCGATCAGTACAATCAAAGAAACAAGCAAAACAAGCCTTTGTCGGATTCTCTCGTTCCTATCAGCTATAAGATTGACCTCGATAAGATAGCTACGGAATTTTTGAGGAAACACTACCCGGAAGCCCTGCGAACGCCTATGCCTGTTGACCCTACGGTTCTTGCCGACAGGCTCGGTCTTTCGGTCGTTACCCAGGAACTGACAGAGGATTTTTCTGTATTCGGGCAGATTTTCTTCCAGGATTGCGATACCGAAGTGTTCAATTCAGATACGGGAGAAATGGAACCGGCTCACTTTCCGGCAAAAACCATCGTTGTTGACCCCAAGGCATTTCACTTGAGAAATCTGGGTTCCGTCAATAACACCATCGTGCATGAGTGCGTCCATTGGGATCAGCACAGGAAAGCCTTTGAACTGGAGCGGCTTTATAACCGCGATGCTACACAGATAAAGTGCTTGGTCATTGGCGGTTCGAAGGGATCTTCCGACCGTACCGCAGCCGACTGGATGGAGTGGCAGGCAAACTCCTTGGCTCCTCGCATCCAGATGCCGATTGGTTCTTTTAAGACGAAAGCTGCTGAATTAGTCCGTAAATTCCAACGAGAATTGAATGCGGCTCACATCGTGGATGTAATGGAAGCTGTCATTGATGCCCTGGCGACCTTTTTCGTTGTCTCCCGCCACGCTGCCAAAATGCGTATGGTGGACGCCGGATACGAGGAAGCAATCGGTGCGTTCACTTACATTGACGGACACTATGTAAAGCCGCACGCCTTCAAAAAAGGCAGTTTGCAGAAAGACCAGACATACTGTATCAGCGCGGACGATGCCCAAATCATCGCCTTCAGCGATATGCGCCTTTCTGCTCAATCTCAAAAGGGTTCCTACATATATGTGGATTCGCATATGTGCTTGAATGACCCAAAGTATGTCACCAGAGATGAAAATAACACCGTGCAGATGACCGATTATGGTCGCTTGCACATTGATGAGTGTTGCCTGGTCTTCAAACTGAAAGTAAAGGCAACCAATAAATATGGCGAAGAATTTTATAAAGAGTGCGTTCTCTTTAGAGATGTGGATTCCGGCATTGTGTTCCAGACAACTTTTGCCAAAGAGGTCAGTGCCGATGTTATGGGAAAGGCAGATGCCATCCTCGCGCGAGAAATGGAGATTCAGAGAGTTCTCCAGGAACTGCCTGCTCAATTCGGTGCCGCTCTCATTTACCTTATGGAGTGGGTGGAAATCTCTGAAGAGACCCTGGCGGAGAAGGCTCTTGTCTCCACAAAGTTGGTTCAACGCCTGCGTAATAATCCGGCATACCCCAAAAATGTTGATTGCGTGGTTGCCGTGTGTATTGGCATGAACCTGCCACCAGAGTTGAGCAATGCACTTATCAACAGATCTGGCTTTACCCTGCGACTGGCGCAGAGCGAGGCGCATCTGATGTATAATTTTTTCCTTAACCACCTCTATATGAGTTCGATCCACGAATGTAACGATATGTTGGTGGCAAAAAATCTGCCGGTGATGACTGGTACAGAATGA
- a CDS encoding PH domain-containing protein, whose protein sequence is MNISNETLQKIAAANRANPYADIIPYETGVGMPTINYSGFFVQPGECIIYAAPAQTFKDKNQVVGYTGKSAGASFRVAKGVTVRTGSSGGKPIRGTVRDHNYGDLIISNKRVVFIGKDDSFDFPIEKVSAVKILDRQSFVLQSGRTSKNIAMDPAIVAYAAGFISYVQKEVAAGIDVYKNHQATLTPEQAAYCDAVRQECAKVRVPKKKNKNGCLWTVVKVLFALVILVAAIGIIGSIIGGNDDSLGGSQTPGIISDYTASELVALEDHPRIFDSYAEVQAFYNGIGDSRIAVTDITKKASMEMALETVYADDIVLYMTQHSTNEEYVGTIEINIFDTDFAADMTIEGAADIVVSYLPIDFFEYYASDASYVYENDGTKIYTYSCRLTDEGVEHHNSIAPQYSYYYYIKIVEYADGEHWKISTGYSAYGDKDKGWIEKYAEPWDAPFQD, encoded by the coding sequence ATGAACATATCAAATGAGACGCTACAAAAGATAGCAGCCGCAAATCGAGCAAACCCATATGCTGACATTATTCCCTATGAGACTGGTGTCGGTATGCCCACCATCAACTACTCAGGCTTTTTCGTACAGCCTGGTGAATGTATTATTTATGCTGCTCCTGCGCAGACCTTCAAAGACAAAAACCAGGTGGTCGGTTATACCGGGAAGTCTGCCGGAGCAAGTTTCCGTGTGGCAAAAGGTGTTACTGTCCGCACGGGGAGCTCCGGTGGTAAACCTATTCGTGGAACGGTTCGTGACCACAACTATGGTGATTTGATAATCTCCAATAAGCGGGTTGTGTTCATTGGTAAAGATGATTCCTTTGATTTTCCCATAGAGAAAGTGTCTGCCGTCAAAATTCTGGATAGGCAGAGTTTCGTGTTGCAGTCTGGTCGGACATCAAAGAATATTGCTATGGACCCCGCAATCGTTGCATATGCTGCAGGGTTTATCTCCTATGTGCAGAAAGAAGTTGCTGCGGGAATCGATGTCTACAAAAACCACCAGGCTACTCTGACACCAGAGCAAGCCGCATACTGCGATGCTGTGCGACAGGAATGCGCCAAGGTGCGTGTGCCAAAGAAAAAGAATAAGAACGGGTGTCTCTGGACGGTTGTAAAAGTTCTTTTTGCCCTGGTCATTCTTGTGGCTGCGATTGGTATCATCGGCTCGATCATTGGAGGCAACGATGATTCCCTTGGCGGCAGTCAAACCCCCGGCATTATATCGGATTATACCGCATCCGAACTGGTTGCTCTTGAAGATCACCCTCGCATTTTTGATAGCTACGCAGAGGTGCAAGCATTTTACAACGGCATCGGTGACAGCAGAATCGCTGTAACGGATATAACCAAGAAGGCTTCAATGGAAATGGCTCTGGAAACCGTTTATGCTGATGACATCGTGCTGTATATGACACAGCACTCCACAAACGAGGAGTATGTAGGAACCATTGAAATCAATATCTTTGACACGGATTTTGCCGCCGATATGACCATTGAGGGTGCTGCTGATATAGTAGTGTCCTATCTTCCGATTGATTTCTTTGAGTACTATGCCTCGGATGCCTCTTATGTATACGAAAATGACGGCACCAAGATTTATACATATTCGTGCCGCTTAACCGATGAGGGCGTAGAACATCATAATTCTATTGCACCGCAGTATTCCTACTATTACTACATCAAAATTGTAGAATACGCAGACGGTGAACATTGGAAAATCTCTACTGGCTACAGTGCATACGGCGACAAGGATAAAGGTTGGATTGAAAAGTATGCCGAACCTTGGGATGCACCATTCCAAGACTAA